The Pseudomonas sp. R4-35-07 genome contains a region encoding:
- the ureA gene encoding urease subunit gamma: MDLTPREKDKLLIFTAGLVAERRLARGVKLNYPETIAYISAALMEGARDGRTVADLMHYGTTLLSREQVMEGIPEMIPDIQVEATFPDGTKLVTVHQPIA, translated from the coding sequence ATGGATTTGACCCCACGGGAAAAAGACAAACTGCTGATCTTCACCGCCGGCCTGGTAGCCGAACGCCGCCTGGCGCGTGGGGTGAAGCTTAACTACCCGGAAACCATCGCCTATATTTCCGCCGCGCTGATGGAAGGCGCCCGCGATGGCCGCACCGTCGCCGACCTGATGCACTACGGCACGACCCTGCTCAGCCGTGAGCAAGTGATGGAAGGCATCCCGGAAATGATCCCGGACATCCAGGTGGAAGCCACCTTCCCGGACGGCACCAAGCTGGTCACCGTTCATCAACCCATTGCGTGA
- a CDS encoding urease accessory protein UreD translates to MNLPVTPALFTPSWRAELELGYARFGDTTRPVLRRHLGPLRVQKHLYAEGPEVCQHIIVHPPGGIAGGDRLDISAQVAQGAWAQLTSPGAAKWYRASGPAFQQLNLRVEAGATLEWLPQETIVFSAAQAELSTRIDLHGDARLFYWDVVALGRPASGERFDLGHFQSHLDIRRDGQLLWHERQRIVGGDGLLDSPIGLDGQPVFATLLVTGEIDAQLLEHCRSLPHAVRGDLTQLPGLLVARCLASEALLARGWLIELWRLLRPAVLGREAVSPRIWST, encoded by the coding sequence ATGAACCTGCCCGTTACCCCTGCCCTGTTCACCCCCAGCTGGCGCGCCGAGCTGGAACTCGGCTATGCGCGTTTCGGCGACACCACACGCCCGGTGCTGCGCCGCCACCTCGGCCCGCTGCGCGTGCAAAAACACCTGTACGCCGAAGGCCCCGAGGTGTGCCAGCACATCATCGTGCACCCGCCGGGCGGCATTGCCGGCGGTGATCGCCTCGACATCAGCGCGCAGGTTGCCCAAGGCGCCTGGGCGCAACTGACCAGCCCCGGCGCGGCCAAGTGGTACCGCGCCAGCGGCCCGGCGTTTCAACAGTTGAATTTGCGCGTGGAGGCCGGCGCGACCCTGGAGTGGCTGCCCCAGGAAACCATCGTATTCAGCGCTGCCCAGGCCGAACTCAGCACGCGCATCGACCTGCACGGCGATGCGCGGTTGTTCTACTGGGACGTGGTCGCCCTCGGGCGCCCGGCCAGCGGCGAGCGGTTCGACCTCGGCCACTTTCAATCGCACCTTGATATCCGTCGCGACGGCCAGTTGCTCTGGCATGAGCGCCAGCGCATTGTGGGCGGCGATGGGTTGCTGGATTCGCCTATCGGGCTGGATGGGCAACCGGTGTTTGCCACACTCCTGGTGACCGGTGAAATCGATGCTCAATTGCTCGAACACTGCCGCTCACTGCCCCACGCGGTGCGCGGCGATTTGACCCAACTGCCCGGTTTGCTGGTTGCGCGCTGCCTGGCCAGTGAAGCGCTGCTGGCGCGGGGATGGTTGATTGAATTGTGGCGGCTGTTGCGCCCCGCCGTATTGGGCCGCGAAGCGGTATCACCCAGAATCTGGAGCACATGA
- the urtE gene encoding urea ABC transporter ATP-binding subunit UrtE, with the protein MLQVDKLHQYYGGSHILRGLSFDVQIGEVTCLLGRNGVGKTTLLKCLMGLLPAKEGAVNWEGKPITGFKPHQRVHAGIAYVPQGREIFGRLTVEENLLMGLSRFPGAQAKEVPAFIYELFPVLLQMKHRRGGDLSGGQQQQLAIGRALASRPRLLILDEPTEGIQPSVIKEIGAVIKKLAARGDMAILLVEQFYDFAAELADQYLVMSRGEIVQQGRGENMQSEGVRGLVTI; encoded by the coding sequence ATGCTGCAAGTCGACAAGCTGCACCAGTACTACGGCGGTAGCCATATCCTGCGCGGTCTGTCGTTTGACGTGCAGATCGGCGAAGTCACCTGCCTGCTCGGGCGTAATGGCGTGGGCAAGACCACCCTGCTCAAGTGCCTGATGGGCCTGCTGCCGGCCAAGGAAGGCGCGGTGAATTGGGAGGGCAAGCCGATCACCGGGTTCAAGCCGCATCAGCGCGTACATGCTGGCATTGCCTACGTGCCCCAGGGCCGGGAAATTTTCGGCCGGCTGACGGTGGAAGAAAACCTGCTGATGGGCCTTTCGCGCTTCCCCGGTGCCCAAGCCAAGGAAGTGCCGGCCTTTATCTACGAGCTGTTCCCGGTGTTGCTGCAGATGAAGCACCGGCGCGGAGGGGATTTGTCCGGCGGCCAGCAGCAACAGTTGGCCATCGGCCGCGCCTTGGCGAGTCGCCCGCGGTTGTTGATTCTCGATGAGCCCACCGAAGGCATTCAGCCCTCGGTGATCAAGGAAATCGGCGCGGTGATCAAGAAACTCGCGGCACGCGGTGACATGGCGATTCTCTTGGTGGAGCAGTTCTACGACTTCGCCGCTGAACTGGCCGACCAGTACCTGGTGATGTCCCGTGGAGAAATCGTGCAGCAGGGCCGGGGTGAAAATATGCAAAGCGAAGGTGTACGCGGGCTGGTAACCATCTAA
- the urtD gene encoding urea ABC transporter ATP-binding protein UrtD gives MRNVMLEPIFDAGSGREAIGIGQAAGKGLNTRHGTILTLEDISVSFDGFKALNDLNLYIGVGELRCIIGPNGAGKTTLMDVITGKTRPSHGKAWFGETLDLTGMSEVQIAQAGIGRKFQKPTVFEALTVFENLELAQKTDKSVWASLRARLSGEQKDRIDEVLDTIRLTASAQRAAGLLSHGQKQFLEIGMLLMQDPQLLLLDEPVAGMTDAETEFTAELFKGLAGKHSLMVVEHDMGFVGSIADHVTVLHQGSVLAEGSLEQVQENERVIEVYLGR, from the coding sequence ATGAGGAACGTCATGCTTGAACCTATTTTCGACGCGGGCAGCGGCCGCGAGGCCATCGGTATCGGCCAGGCTGCGGGCAAAGGCCTGAACACCCGCCACGGCACCATCCTGACCCTGGAGGACATCAGCGTCAGCTTCGATGGCTTCAAGGCCTTGAACGACCTCAACCTGTACATCGGCGTCGGCGAGCTGCGCTGCATCATCGGCCCCAACGGTGCAGGCAAGACCACGCTGATGGATGTGATCACCGGCAAGACCCGGCCCAGCCACGGCAAGGCCTGGTTCGGCGAAACCCTGGACCTGACCGGCATGAGCGAAGTGCAGATCGCCCAGGCGGGTATCGGCCGCAAGTTCCAGAAACCCACGGTGTTCGAAGCCCTCACGGTGTTCGAAAACCTCGAGTTGGCGCAGAAGACCGACAAGTCCGTCTGGGCCAGCCTGCGCGCGCGCTTGAGCGGCGAACAGAAAGACCGCATCGATGAGGTGCTCGACACCATCCGCCTCACGGCCTCGGCACAGCGCGCGGCCGGGTTGCTGTCCCACGGGCAGAAGCAGTTCCTGGAGATCGGCATGCTGCTGATGCAGGACCCGCAACTGTTGCTGCTGGACGAACCGGTGGCGGGCATGACCGATGCCGAAACCGAATTCACCGCCGAACTGTTCAAGGGCCTGGCGGGCAAGCATTCGTTGATGGTGGTGGAGCACGACATGGGCTTTGTCGGCTCGATTGCCGACCACGTCACCGTGTTGCACCAGGGCAGCGTGTTGGCCGAGGGGTCGCTGGAGCAGGTGCAGGAAAATGAGCGGGTGATCGAGGTCTACCTCGGTCGCTGA
- the urtC gene encoding urea ABC transporter permease subunit UrtC: MNQPLMLTAAQKAGPKVTITVGAILLAVLLALPLLSLLPAENVFHISAYTLTLVGKILCYAIVALALDLVWGYAGMLSLGHGLFFALGGYAMGMYLMRQASGDALPAFMTFLSWTELPWYWAGTQHFWWALCLVVLAPGLLALVFGFFAFRSRIKGVYFSIMTQALTFAGMLLFFRNETGFGGNNGFTNFRSILGFGITEPGTRAVLFVATVLLLVTSLYLGWRLAQSKFGRVLTALRDAENRLMFCGYDPRGFKLFVWVLSAVLCGLAGALYVPQVGIINPSEMSPTNSIEAAVWVALGGRGTLIGPLLGAGVVNGMKSWFTVAFPEYWLFFLGALFILVTLYLPKGVIGLLKK, from the coding sequence ATGAACCAGCCATTGATGCTTACGGCCGCACAGAAAGCCGGCCCCAAGGTGACGATCACCGTCGGCGCGATCCTGCTCGCGGTGCTGCTGGCGCTGCCGTTGCTGTCGCTGTTGCCGGCGGAAAACGTCTTTCATATCTCCGCCTACACCTTGACGCTGGTGGGCAAGATCCTCTGCTATGCCATCGTCGCCCTGGCGCTCGACCTGGTGTGGGGCTACGCCGGGATGTTGTCCCTGGGCCACGGTTTGTTCTTCGCCCTAGGCGGTTATGCGATGGGCATGTACCTGATGCGCCAGGCGTCCGGCGATGCGTTGCCGGCGTTCATGACCTTTTTGTCGTGGACCGAATTGCCCTGGTACTGGGCGGGTACCCAACACTTCTGGTGGGCGCTGTGCCTGGTGGTGCTGGCGCCAGGGCTGCTGGCCCTGGTGTTCGGCTTCTTCGCCTTCCGCTCGCGGATCAAGGGCGTGTATTTCTCGATCATGACCCAGGCCCTGACCTTTGCCGGGATGCTGCTGTTCTTTCGCAACGAGACCGGGTTCGGCGGCAACAACGGCTTTACCAATTTCCGCAGCATCTTGGGCTTCGGCATCACCGAGCCGGGCACGCGGGCGGTGTTGTTCGTGGCCACGGTGCTGCTGCTGGTGACGAGCCTGTACCTCGGCTGGCGCCTGGCCCAGAGCAAGTTCGGCCGGGTGCTCACCGCGTTGCGTGATGCGGAAAACCGTCTGATGTTCTGCGGCTATGACCCGCGCGGCTTCAAGCTGTTCGTGTGGGTATTGAGCGCAGTGTTGTGCGGCTTGGCGGGGGCGTTGTATGTGCCGCAAGTGGGCATCATCAACCCCAGCGAAATGTCGCCGACCAACTCCATCGAAGCCGCCGTGTGGGTGGCCCTGGGCGGGCGCGGCACCTTGATCGGCCCGTTGCTCGGCGCCGGCGTGGTCAATGGCATGAAGAGCTGGTTCACCGTGGCCTTTCCGGAATACTGGCTGTTCTTCCTCGGGGCGTTGTTCATTCTCGTCACCCTGTACCTGCCCAAGGGCGTTATCGGCCTGCTGAAGAAATGA
- the urtB gene encoding urea ABC transporter permease subunit UrtB, with protein MPAALNRYLLALLLLLPLAAHASDAEDFINANPAQQAKRLQDWAAQPDPARIELVDALQQGQLTVNGETKTVRLNNRLRGLIENVQASQRLLAADPKVRLDAARTLQKSAVPAQLKFLDQQLATEPDEQVHSALSLALANLQLVDSDPVVRLAAVRLLGSTGDPLARTRLETLLAPGVETDATVHTAAETSLAQVKRKLMVGEILGQAFSGMSLGSILLLAALGLAITFGLLGVINMAHGEMLMLGAYSTYVVQLLMQRYVPQAIEFYPLIALPVAFFVTAAIGMALERTVIRHLYGRPLETLLATWGISLMLIQLVRLVFGAQNVEVSNPAWLSGGIQVLPNLVLPYNRLVIIAFALFVVLLTWLLLNKTRLGLNVRAVTQNRNMAACCGVPTGRVDMLAFGLGSGIAGLGGVALSQIGNVGPDLGQSYIIDSFLVVVLGGVGQLAGSVTAAFGLGIANKILEPQIGAVLGKILILALIILFIQKRPQGLFALKGRVID; from the coding sequence ATGCCCGCTGCCCTCAATCGCTATTTACTCGCCTTGCTGTTGTTGCTGCCTTTGGCCGCACACGCCAGCGATGCCGAAGACTTCATCAACGCCAACCCGGCGCAGCAAGCCAAGCGCCTTCAGGACTGGGCCGCCCAGCCAGACCCGGCGCGCATCGAACTGGTGGACGCCCTGCAACAAGGCCAACTCACCGTCAACGGTGAAACCAAGACCGTACGCCTGAACAACCGCCTGCGCGGCCTGATCGAGAATGTACAGGCCAGCCAGCGACTGCTCGCGGCCGATCCCAAGGTACGCCTTGATGCGGCGCGTACCCTGCAAAAAAGCGCGGTGCCGGCCCAGCTTAAATTCCTCGACCAGCAGCTCGCCACCGAGCCCGATGAGCAAGTGCACAGCGCCCTCAGCCTGGCCCTGGCCAACCTGCAATTGGTCGACAGCGACCCGGTGGTGCGCCTGGCCGCCGTGCGCTTGCTCGGCAGCACGGGCGACCCGTTGGCCCGCACGCGCCTGGAGACGTTGCTCGCGCCCGGCGTCGAAACCGATGCCACCGTGCACACCGCCGCCGAAACCAGCCTGGCCCAGGTCAAACGCAAATTGATGGTCGGGGAAATCCTCGGCCAAGCCTTCAGCGGCATGTCGCTGGGCTCGATTCTGCTGCTCGCGGCCCTGGGCCTGGCGATCACCTTCGGCCTGCTGGGGGTGATCAATATGGCCCACGGCGAAATGCTGATGCTCGGCGCCTATTCCACCTATGTCGTGCAGTTGCTGATGCAGCGCTACGTGCCCCAGGCCATCGAGTTCTACCCGCTGATCGCGCTGCCGGTGGCGTTCTTTGTCACGGCCGCCATCGGCATGGCGCTGGAGCGTACGGTGATTCGTCACCTGTATGGCCGCCCGCTGGAAACCCTGCTCGCCACCTGGGGCATCAGCCTGATGCTGATCCAACTGGTGCGGTTGGTATTCGGCGCACAGAACGTCGAAGTGTCCAACCCCGCCTGGCTGTCCGGGGGTATTCAGGTGCTGCCCAATCTTGTGCTGCCGTACAACCGCCTGGTGATCATTGCCTTTGCGCTGTTCGTGGTGCTGCTGACCTGGCTGTTGCTGAACAAGACGCGCCTGGGTCTCAACGTGCGCGCCGTCACCCAGAACCGCAACATGGCCGCCTGCTGCGGTGTGCCGACCGGGCGGGTGGACATGCTCGCCTTTGGCTTGGGCTCCGGCATCGCGGGGCTGGGCGGCGTCGCCCTGAGCCAGATCGGCAACGTCGGCCCGGACCTGGGCCAGAGCTACATCATCGACTCGTTCCTGGTGGTGGTGCTTGGCGGTGTGGGCCAGCTTGCCGGCAGCGTCACGGCGGCCTTCGGCCTGGGCATCGCCAACAAGATTCTTGAACCGCAGATCGGCGCCGTGCTCGGCAAGATCCTGATCCTCGCGCTGATCATTCTGTTTATCCAGAAACGCCCGCAAGGACTCTTCGCACTGAAAGGACGGGTGATCGACTGA
- the urtA gene encoding urea ABC transporter substrate-binding protein: MKRRSLIKAFTLSASIAAMGMTWTLQAAETIKVGILHSLSGTMAISETSLKDMALMTIDEINAKGGVNGKMLEPVVVDPASNWPLFAEKGRQLLTQDKVAVVFGCWTSVSRKSVLPVFEELNGLLFYPVQYEGEEMSPNVFYTGAAPNQQAIPAVEYLMSEEGGGAKRFFLLGTDYVYPRTTNKILRSFLHSKGVADKDIEEVYTPFGHSDYQTIVANIKKFSAGGKTAVISTVNGDSNVPFYKELANQGLKATEVPVVAFSVGEEELRGIDTKPLVGNLAAWNYFQSVENPVNQKFVADWKAYAKKHNLPGADKAVTNDPMEATYVGIHMWAQAAEKAKSTDVDKVREALAGQTFAAPSGFTLTMDKTNHHLHKPVMIGEIQADGQFSVVWQTNEPIRAQPWSPYIPGNDKKPDYAVKSN; encoded by the coding sequence ATGAAGCGTCGCAGCTTGATCAAGGCTTTCACTTTGTCGGCATCCATTGCCGCCATGGGCATGACCTGGACCCTCCAGGCCGCCGAGACCATCAAGGTCGGCATCCTGCACTCGTTGTCCGGGACCATGGCGATCTCCGAAACCTCGCTCAAGGACATGGCGCTGATGACCATCGACGAGATCAACGCCAAGGGCGGTGTGAACGGCAAAATGCTTGAGCCGGTGGTGGTCGACCCCGCGTCCAACTGGCCGCTGTTCGCTGAAAAAGGCCGCCAGTTGCTGACCCAGGACAAGGTCGCCGTGGTGTTCGGTTGCTGGACCTCGGTGTCGCGTAAATCGGTCTTGCCGGTGTTCGAAGAGCTCAACGGCCTACTGTTCTACCCGGTGCAATACGAAGGCGAAGAGATGTCGCCGAATGTGTTCTACACCGGCGCGGCGCCGAACCAGCAGGCGATCCCGGCGGTGGAGTACCTGATGAGCGAAGAAGGCGGCGGCGCCAAGCGCTTCTTCCTGCTGGGCACCGACTATGTGTACCCGCGCACCACCAACAAGATCCTGCGCTCGTTCCTGCATTCCAAAGGCGTGGCGGACAAAGACATCGAAGAGGTCTACACCCCGTTCGGCCACAGCGATTACCAGACCATCGTCGCCAACATCAAGAAGTTCTCCGCCGGCGGCAAGACCGCAGTGATTTCCACCGTGAACGGCGACTCCAACGTGCCGTTCTACAAGGAACTGGCCAACCAGGGCCTGAAGGCGACCGAGGTACCGGTAGTGGCGTTCTCCGTGGGTGAAGAAGAGCTACGCGGCATCGACACCAAGCCACTGGTGGGCAACCTCGCGGCCTGGAACTACTTCCAGTCGGTGGAGAACCCGGTGAACCAGAAGTTCGTGGCCGACTGGAAAGCCTACGCCAAGAAACACAACCTGCCAGGCGCAGACAAGGCCGTGACCAACGACCCGATGGAAGCCACCTACGTGGGCATCCACATGTGGGCGCAGGCGGCGGAAAAGGCCAAGTCCACCGATGTCGACAAAGTGCGTGAAGCCCTGGCCGGCCAGACCTTCGCCGCACCGTCCGGTTTCACCCTGACCATGGACAAGACCAACCACCACCTGCACAAGCCGGTGATGATCGGCGAAATCCAGGCTGACGGGCAGTTCTCGGTGGTGTGGCAGACCAATGAGCCGATCCGTGCACAACCGTGGAGCCCGTACATTCCGGGCAATGACAAAAAGCCCGATTACGCCGTGAAGAGCAACTAA
- a CDS encoding PepSY domain-containing protein, whose protein sequence is MTTQKISFYNLAWRWHFYAGLFVAPFMVLLALTGIIYLFKPQLDPLMYGDLLKVPAAAQALSADEQLQRAKAAYPQAAISKYLPPADATSSAQFVMQHQGREITVFVDPYRGTVLGEQDAKNNLQAIARALHGELMIGTTGDRLIELAAGWGVMLVVSGLYLWWPRGQSSAGVLWPRLGSRGRLFWRDLHAVAGFWGAAFLLVMLLSGMTWTGFWGKQYADLWNTFPSAMWNNVPQSDQQARSLNTASQQTVPWAMENTPMPMSGDHAEHMNHGAMHAGPAAPIVSLQQVVDLATARQVEPGYSITFPTTATGVFTVAVFADDPRNDATLHVDQYTGKVLADVRWDHYNGVARATETGVMLHEGKMFGWVNQLIVLVICLMILLSAVSGVVIWWKRRPQGGLGVPPLRHDLPRWKTAMAIMLGLAIIFPLVGASLIVVWVLDRLLLSRVSVTA, encoded by the coding sequence ATGACCACTCAAAAAATCTCCTTCTACAACCTGGCCTGGCGCTGGCACTTCTACGCCGGGCTCTTCGTCGCCCCCTTCATGGTGCTGCTGGCCCTGACCGGCATCATCTACCTGTTCAAACCCCAGCTCGATCCCCTGATGTACGGCGACCTGCTCAAAGTGCCCGCCGCCGCGCAGGCACTGAGCGCCGACGAGCAACTGCAACGGGCCAAGGCCGCTTACCCTCAGGCCGCGATCAGCAAATACCTGCCGCCCGCCGACGCCACCAGCAGCGCGCAGTTCGTGATGCAACACCAAGGCCGCGAAATCACTGTATTCGTTGACCCGTATCGCGGCACCGTGCTCGGTGAGCAGGACGCCAAGAACAACCTGCAAGCCATCGCCCGCGCCCTGCATGGCGAGCTGATGATCGGCACCACGGGTGACCGCCTGATTGAGCTCGCTGCCGGTTGGGGCGTGATGCTGGTGGTGTCCGGCCTGTACCTGTGGTGGCCGCGCGGTCAGTCATCGGCGGGCGTGTTATGGCCACGCCTGGGCAGCCGAGGACGGTTGTTCTGGCGCGACCTGCACGCCGTCGCCGGTTTCTGGGGCGCGGCATTCCTGCTGGTGATGCTGCTCAGCGGCATGACCTGGACAGGGTTCTGGGGCAAGCAATACGCCGACCTGTGGAACACCTTCCCGTCAGCGATGTGGAACAACGTGCCGCAATCGGACCAGCAGGCGCGCAGCCTCAATACCGCCAGCCAGCAAACCGTGCCCTGGGCGATGGAAAACACACCGATGCCGATGTCGGGCGATCATGCCGAACACATGAACCACGGCGCCATGCATGCAGGCCCCGCCGCGCCCATCGTCAGCCTGCAACAGGTGGTCGACCTGGCCACGGCGCGCCAGGTCGAGCCCGGTTACAGCATCACCTTCCCCACCACGGCCACGGGCGTGTTCACTGTCGCGGTGTTCGCCGACGACCCACGTAACGACGCCACGCTGCATGTGGACCAGTACACCGGCAAGGTGCTCGCCGACGTGCGCTGGGACCATTACAACGGCGTCGCACGCGCCACCGAAACCGGCGTGATGCTGCACGAAGGCAAGATGTTCGGCTGGGTCAACCAGCTGATCGTGCTGGTGATCTGCCTGATGATCCTGCTCAGCGCGGTGAGTGGCGTGGTGATCTGGTGGAAGCGTCGGCCGCAGGGCGGGCTGGGTGTGCCGCCCCTGCGTCATGATTTGCCCAGATGGAAAACCGCCATGGCGATCATGCTCGGCCTGGCAATCATTTTCCCGTTGGTGGGCGCTTCGCTGATCGTGGTGTGGGTGCTGGACCGCCTGCTCCTGTCTCGGGTCAGCGTCACCGCTTAG
- a CDS encoding TonB-dependent copper receptor: protein MSRFSADTRLGVAPAFAVLCGALLAPQAHADEHELSPTVITAIAPSSPLTVVTNPKDPRQPVPASDGGDYLKTIPGFALVRNGGTNGDPVLRGMFGSRLNILTNGGMMLGACPGRMDAPTSYISPETYDKLTVIKGPQTVLWGPGASAGTVLFEREPEHFGELGTRLNASVLAGSNGRFDKVIDAAAGGPLGYVRVIGNQAHADDYKDGNNDTVASRYDKWNGDVAVGFTPDADTLLELTAGRGDGEARYAGRGMDGSQFLRESLGLRFEKSNLGEVLDKLEAQVYYNYADHVMDNYSLRVPSGTGMMAGPMASNVDRRTLGARVKATWRWADVQLIGGLDAQTNEHRARSSMGVDTYKDLPRDKDANFHNYGVFGELTWYAADRDRLITGARLDRASAKDFRQRTGSGMMSRPNPTAGDTRADTLPSGFVRYEHDLADTPTTLYAGVGHAERFPDYWELFSPNTGAVGSDNAFDGVKPEKTTQLDVGAQYKTADLQAWASAYVGQVRDFILFDYRPGMMGTTSQARNVDARIMGGELGAAYTLTQHWKADASLAYAWGKNSSDGKALPQMPPLDARLGLTYSEADWSAGALWRVVAAQNRIDPNKGNVVGKDFDKSGGFGVFSLNAAYRINKNFKVSTGVDNLFGKAYAEHLNLAGNAGFGYPASDPQAIKEPGRTLWTKVDMSF, encoded by the coding sequence ATGTCCAGGTTTTCTGCCGACACCCGTTTGGGGGTTGCCCCTGCTTTTGCCGTACTGTGCGGCGCACTGCTTGCTCCGCAGGCCCACGCGGACGAACACGAATTGAGCCCTACGGTGATCACCGCGATCGCCCCCAGCTCGCCACTCACCGTGGTCACCAACCCGAAAGACCCACGCCAGCCAGTGCCCGCCAGCGATGGTGGCGACTACCTCAAGACCATCCCCGGTTTCGCCCTGGTACGCAACGGCGGCACCAATGGCGACCCGGTGCTGCGCGGCATGTTCGGCTCGCGCCTGAATATCCTCACCAACGGAGGCATGATGCTCGGTGCCTGCCCAGGCCGGATGGATGCGCCCACCTCGTACATCTCGCCGGAAACCTACGACAAGCTCACCGTGATCAAGGGCCCGCAAACCGTGCTGTGGGGCCCCGGTGCGTCGGCCGGCACCGTGCTGTTCGAGCGTGAACCGGAACACTTCGGCGAGCTGGGCACGCGGCTCAACGCCAGCGTATTGGCCGGTTCCAACGGCCGTTTCGACAAGGTCATCGATGCCGCTGCCGGCGGGCCGCTGGGCTATGTGCGGGTGATCGGCAACCAGGCCCATGCCGACGATTACAAGGACGGCAACAACGACACGGTCGCGTCGCGCTATGACAAATGGAACGGCGACGTCGCTGTCGGCTTCACCCCCGACGCGGATACGCTGCTCGAGCTCACCGCCGGCCGTGGCGATGGCGAGGCACGTTACGCCGGGCGCGGCATGGACGGGTCGCAGTTCCTGCGCGAAAGCCTGGGGCTGCGCTTCGAGAAGTCCAACCTCGGCGAGGTGCTGGATAAGCTTGAGGCCCAGGTCTACTACAACTACGCCGACCACGTGATGGACAACTACAGCCTGCGCGTACCGTCCGGCACCGGCATGATGGCCGGGCCCATGGCCTCCAACGTCGACCGCCGCACCCTCGGTGCAAGGGTCAAGGCCACGTGGCGCTGGGCCGATGTGCAGTTGATCGGCGGCCTGGACGCGCAGACCAACGAACACCGCGCGCGCAGCAGCATGGGCGTCGACACCTACAAGGACCTGCCGCGCGACAAGGACGCCAACTTCCACAACTACGGCGTATTTGGCGAGCTGACCTGGTACGCCGCCGACCGCGACCGCCTGATCACCGGCGCACGCCTGGACCGCGCCTCGGCCAAGGATTTTCGCCAACGCACTGGCTCGGGAATGATGTCGCGCCCCAACCCGACCGCCGGCGACACCCGCGCCGATACCTTGCCGTCCGGCTTTGTGCGCTACGAGCACGACCTGGCGGACACCCCCACCACGCTGTATGCAGGCGTGGGTCACGCCGAACGCTTCCCGGATTACTGGGAGCTGTTTTCCCCCAACACCGGCGCGGTCGGCTCGGACAATGCCTTCGACGGCGTAAAGCCCGAGAAGACCACCCAGCTGGATGTCGGCGCGCAATACAAAACCGCCGACCTGCAAGCCTGGGCCTCGGCTTACGTCGGCCAGGTGCGCGACTTCATCCTGTTCGACTACCGGCCCGGCATGATGGGCACCACCTCCCAGGCGCGCAATGTCGACGCGCGCATCATGGGCGGTGAACTGGGTGCGGCCTACACACTGACGCAACACTGGAAAGCCGACGCCAGCCTCGCCTACGCCTGGGGCAAGAACAGCAGCGACGGCAAGGCACTGCCACAGATGCCGCCGCTGGATGCGCGCCTGGGCCTGACCTACAGCGAAGCTGATTGGAGCGCCGGGGCCTTGTGGCGCGTGGTCGCGGCGCAAAACCGTATCGACCCGAACAAGGGCAATGTGGTCGGCAAGGACTTCGACAAGAGCGGCGGCTTTGGTGTGTTCTCACTGAACGCGGCGTACCGCATCAATAAAAACTTCAAGGTCAGTACCGGTGTCGACAACCTATTCGGCAAGGCGTACGCCGAGCATTTGAACCTGGCCGGCAACGCCGGGTTCGGTTACCCGGCAAGCGACCCGCAAGCCATCAAGGAGCCGGGGCGCACCCTCTGGACCAAGGTGGATATGAGCTTCTAA
- a CDS encoding DUF2946 domain-containing protein — MGASRARLSPRPRLMRGSWISLFAMLMIFIGPLISQAMPMDHHAGMSMDMPSCHGEPKPTNPPDEHHVLWEKCGYCSLLFSCPALPGGVSFIALDAPPPANALPPAPRLGHARQSIFPGARSRAPPIAS; from the coding sequence ATGGGCGCCTCTCGCGCCAGGTTGTCTCCACGCCCACGCCTGATGCGTGGCAGTTGGATCAGCCTGTTCGCCATGCTGATGATCTTTATCGGCCCGCTGATTTCCCAAGCGATGCCGATGGATCATCACGCCGGTATGTCGATGGACATGCCGAGCTGCCATGGCGAGCCCAAGCCCACCAACCCCCCCGACGAGCACCACGTGCTCTGGGAAAAGTGCGGCTATTGCAGCCTGCTCTTCAGTTGCCCGGCCCTGCCCGGCGGCGTGTCCTTCATCGCCCTCGACGCCCCGCCGCCCGCCAACGCCCTTCCCCCCGCCCCGCGCCTGGGCCATGCCCGGCAAAGCATCTTCCCCGGCGCCCGCAGTCGCGCGCCGCCCATCGCCTCGTAA